A stretch of DNA from Desulfosarcina ovata subsp. ovata:
GCGTTGAGGTTGGGATTGATCCGCTCGATACGATCCACGGTTGCCTGCATCACTTCCAGTGGAGAAATCGATTTTCCCGCCATGTGCTGCGCCAATTCCCAGGCGGCCATCCAGCTGAAATCGTTCATCGCATCATCCTTGTGCACGATTTAATTAATCGTGTTCATTAACTGACAAATCAAAACAAAGCGAACGAAAATAACAAATGGCTTGACAGAATCATGCCGGCACAATACCTTCAAAATGAGAAACTATTTGATATTTATAATATTTCATTAAAGCCAAACAAAAACAACCGGTTTTTACCGACTTGCGGGGAGGTTACCATGAACCATCCGAAAATGCTCTGGAAGCCCGCCGACGACGTTGTCCGGCAATCCAACATGGTGCGCTTCATGACCGAGGTAAACCGGCGCTTTAACCTGTCCCTGAGCGATTACGACCAGCTGTGGCAGTGGTCCATCGATCATATCGCCGAATTCTGGGACCTGTTCTGGAAATTTGCCGGCATCATCTCCAGCAAGCCATACGACCAGGTGGTGGACGATCCCAAAAAAATGCCCGGCGCCCGGTGGTTCGCCGGTGCCGAGCTGAATTTTGCCGAAAACCTGCTGCGCTTCCGGGATGATCGCACGGCCCTGATCTTCCAGGGAGAGGGCCAGCCCCTGGCCTCCATGACCTATGCCGAGCTCTATGCCCAGACCAGCCGCATGGCCCAGGCGCTCGCCGCCGCCGGGGTTCGTAAAGGCGACCGCGTGGCCGGGTTCATGCCCAACATGCCCCAGACCATTATCGCCATGCTGGCCGCTGTGAGCCTGGGCGCCATCTGGTCGTCATCTTCCCCGGATTTCGGCATCAAAGGGGTGCTGGACCGTTTCGGCCAGATCGAACCCAAGGTCCTGGTCACCGCCGACGGCTATTTCTACAATGGCAAAGCCTTCGACAGCCTGCAGCGCGTGGGCGCCATCCTCGATCAGTTGCCCATGGTGGAAAAGGTGGTTGTGGTCGATTACACCTGCACGCAGCCCGATGTCACCGGCGTGCCCAATGCCATTGCCTGGCAGGATTTTCTAGCGCCGTACCAACCGACGGAGATGACCTTCGTGCAGGTGCCGGCCGGGCATCCCCTCTACGTCATGTACAGTTCCGGCACCACGGGCAAGCCCAAGTGCATGGTCCAGAGCCATTCCGGGATTCTTACCAACCAGCTCAAGGAGCACCTCCTGCACTGCGATCTGCGGCGCGAGGACGTGCTTTTCTATTTTACCACCTGCGGCTGGATGATGTGGAACTGGATGGTCTGCGGCCTGGGCGTGGGTGCCAGCCTGGTCCTGTACGACGGCTCGCCCTTCCACCCGGGTCCGGAAGTGCTCTGGAAGCTGGCTGAAACCGTAGGGATAACCATCTTTGGCACCAGCGCCCGCTACATTACGGCCCTGGACGAGGCCGGCTACCAACCCGCCAGCGACTGCAACCTAGAAAAACTGCGCATGATCTGCTCCACCGGATCGCCCCTGGCCGTATCGGGCTTCGAATACGCCTACCGCGAAATCAAGGCCGACATGCAGCTGGCCTCCATCAGCGGCGGCACCGACCTCAACGGCTGCTTTGCCCTGGGCAATCCCATGTCCCCGGTTCACGCCGGCGAACTGCAGGGACGCGGCCTGGCCCTCAAGGTGTACGCCTATGACGACAGCGGCCAACCGGTGTATGACCAGACCGGAGAGCTGGTCTGCACGGCGGCCTTTCCCAGCATGCCGGTCTACTTCTGGAACGATGACGACGGTCAGCGCTACCAGAGTGCCTATTTTCTCAAATACCCGGGGGTGTGGACCCACGGCGATTTTATCAGCATCAACAGCCAGACCAAAGGCATCACCATTTATGGCCGCAGCGACGCCACGCTCAATCCCGGTGGCGTGCGCATCGGTACCGCCGACATTTACACCGCCCTGGAATCCCTTGTCGAGGTGGCCGACAGCGTGGTGGTGGGCCAGAAATGGCGGGATGACGTGCGCGTGGTGCTGTTCGTCACCCTGGCCAAGGGGATCGACCTGAACGA
This window harbors:
- a CDS encoding acetoacetate--CoA ligase; translated protein: MNHPKMLWKPADDVVRQSNMVRFMTEVNRRFNLSLSDYDQLWQWSIDHIAEFWDLFWKFAGIISSKPYDQVVDDPKKMPGARWFAGAELNFAENLLRFRDDRTALIFQGEGQPLASMTYAELYAQTSRMAQALAAAGVRKGDRVAGFMPNMPQTIIAMLAAVSLGAIWSSSSPDFGIKGVLDRFGQIEPKVLVTADGYFYNGKAFDSLQRVGAILDQLPMVEKVVVVDYTCTQPDVTGVPNAIAWQDFLAPYQPTEMTFVQVPAGHPLYVMYSSGTTGKPKCMVQSHSGILTNQLKEHLLHCDLRREDVLFYFTTCGWMMWNWMVCGLGVGASLVLYDGSPFHPGPEVLWKLAETVGITIFGTSARYITALDEAGYQPASDCNLEKLRMICSTGSPLAVSGFEYAYREIKADMQLASISGGTDLNGCFALGNPMSPVHAGELQGRGLALKVYAYDDSGQPVYDQTGELVCTAAFPSMPVYFWNDDDGQRYQSAYFLKYPGVWTHGDFISINSQTKGITIYGRSDATLNPGGVRIGTADIYTALESLVEVADSVVVGQKWRDDVRVVLFVTLAKGIDLNEGLTKKIKTTIREACSPRHVPAKVIQVTEIPYTINMKKVELAVRNVIHGKPVTNRDALANPDCLDQYEGLEELKR